In Pseudomonas sp. FP1742, the DNA window TACGTCACCGAACAACTGGATGAACTCGCCAGCCACACTCAGCAATTCACCGATGCAGTGAAAAAAGGCGACCTGGCCACCGCGAAAAAGCTCTACGCACCGACCCGTGTCTATTACGAGTCGATCGAACCGATTGCCGAGTTGTTCAGTGACCTCGATGCGTCCATCGACTCGCGGGTCGACGACCACGAAAAAGGCGTGAAGGCCGAAGACTTCACTGGTTTCCATCGCATCGAATATTCATTGTTCTCGGAGAACAGCACCCAGGGTCTGGACGCGCTGGCTGACGGCTTGAACAAAGACGTGAAAGACCTGCAAACCCGCGTCGCCGGCCTGACCTTCCCACCGGAAAAAGTCGTCGGCGGCGCCGCTGCGCTGCTTGAAGAAGTGGCCGCCACCAAGATATCCGGCGAGGAAGATCGCTACAGCCACACCGACCTCTATGATTTCCAGGGCAACATCGACGGCGCGAAGAAAATCGTCGACCTGTTCCGTCCGCAGATCGAGAAGCAAGACGCGGCATTCATGGCCAAAGTCGACAAGAACTTCGCTACGGTGAACAAGACGTTAGCCAAGTACAAAACTACAGGGGGTGGTTTTGAAACGTATGACAAGGTGAAGGACAGCGACCGCAAAGCGCTGGTCGGGCCGGTGAATACGTTGGCTGAGGACTTGTCGATGTTGCGGGGGAAGTTGGGGTTGAACTGAATATCGGCGTTGTCTGTGAAAAGATCGCAGCCTTCGGCGGCGCCCACAGGCGCGGAGCTGCCGAAGGCTGCAATCTTTGCTTTTGAACCCTACAAAATCCGATACAACAACCGCTCAATCCTGACGCGACTCACACGCTTGAGAAACTTGGCCACCCCCGCCGGGTAATCCGGCAGCGTTTGCAGATCCAGGTAACGCTCAATACGGCGAGTGTGCTGGAAAATCTCCGCCAGTTCCTTGCCACGCGGCTCCAGCAACTCGCCTTTCGGATCATCAATCAGCAACGCGTTTTCCAGGTCGAGACGGAACGCCCGTGGATTGAGGTTGTTGCCGGTCAGCAAGGTGTAGCGCTGATCGATCCACATGCCCTTGAGGTGATAGGTGTTATCACCATCCTTCCACAGATGCAGGTTCAGCTTGCCGCTGTCGATGTTGCGCTGATGACGCTTGGCGAAACGTCGCAGGCTGATTTCGTAGAGGTATGGCAGCGCCGCGATCACCTTGAACGGCTCGCTGGGCGGGATGTAGAAATCGTTGGCGGTCTTGTCGCCGACGATGATGTCGATCTTCACGCCGCGAGCCAGGGCCCGATTGATTTCCCGAGTCACCGCCAGCGGCAGGTTGAAGTACGGCGTGCAGATGGTCAGCTGATGCTGCGCACTGGCGATCAGCTCGCAGATCACCCGACTCAACGGGTTGTTCTTGCCCACACCGAGCAACGGACTGACCGATAAACCGCCCTTTGCCGTGCTACCCGCCGTGGTGTCGTACGCCGCGTGCTTGAGACGGCTGCGCAGGTCGCCGATGTCGTGGCGCAGACTGCGGGTGGTCGGCAGGTTCGGCAGGTCGAGGCGATGCACCGCTTTGGAGGTGATCAAACCGTGCTGGATCAGGTGATGCATCGAATCGGCCAGCGCCTGATTCTGCAGCAGGTGATAACGGTCGAAGCGGTACTTGTCGAATTTGTGCAGGTAAACGTTGTTCAGGCTCGCGCCGCTGTAGATCACGCAATCGTCGATCACGAAGCCCTTCAAATGCAGCACGCCGAACAGCTCGCGGGTCTGCACCGGCACGCCGTACACCGGCACTTCGCTTTCGTGGGTGCGGGTGGTTTCCTGATACCAGGCCGAGTTGCCCGGCTGCTTGCCGGCACCGATCAAGCCACGTTGGGCACGCAGCCAGTCCACAACCACCACCACGTCCAGTTCCGGGCGTGCCAGTTTAGCTGCGTGCAGGGCATCGAGGATTTCCTGGCCGGCCTCATCCTGTTGCAGGTACAGCGCAACGATGTAGATGCGCCGGGTCGCCTGGGCGATTTTTTCCAGCAGACAACGACGGAACTCGGCAGCGCCAGAGAGGATGGTGACGGCATCGGCGGTCAGCGGAAAACTGCGCAATTTAGGCAGCAGAGAGCGTTTGAAAAGCAACGGCATAAGGCTCGCAAAGGGTCGAATCCGAAGAGTCAGAGAGCTTACACCATGGATTGCCTTGGGTCTTGTCAGTGTCTGTAAAGAGCCCTTCGCGAGCAAGCCCGCTCCCACAAGGATAACGCGGTACCTGTGGGCGCGGGCTTGCCCGCGATAGCAATTTCGCAGACAGAAAAATATTTTCTTGACCAAGAAGAACGATCATTCTACTGTTTGCCACATGAACGAAATCACTAGCAATGACACACGCGACATCATTCTGGATGTCACCGAAAAGTTGATCTACAAAAGTGGCATTGCTGCCACCGGCATGGATCTTCTGGTGAAAACCGCCGGCGTTTCCAGAAAAAGTATTTACCGCTACTTCGCCAACAAGGAGGAGCTTGTCGTCGCGGCCCTGCAACGCCGTGATGTGCGCTGGATGAACTGGTATCGGAGCGAAGTCGGCAAGGGCCAAACCCCCGCCGAGCGGCTGCTCGACCTGTTTACCGTGCTCAAGGCCTGGTTCGCCTCCGAGGGCTTTCGCGGCTGCGCATTCATCAATACCAGTGGCGAAACCGGCGACCCGCAAGACCCGGTTCGCCTGGTCGCCAAAGAACACAAACAGAAGCTGCTCGACTACGTGCGCGAGCTCTGTACCGAATATGGCGCAACAGACCCGGAGACGCTGGCCAGACAGCTGCTGATCCTGATCGACGGTGCCATTACCGTAGCGCTTGTGACGGGTGATCACAGTGCCGCCGATAATGCGCAATGCATGGCGCGAAAGTTATTGGACCTGTAACACTTTAAATAAGCCCGACAACTTGCTTGAACGTTAATTTGATAGGGAGACTTAATATGTCTACTGCCGAAGTTCGTCCGCCATTGCCACCGTTTACCCGTGAATCGGCCATCGAAAAAGTTCGCCTGGCCGAAGACGGCTGGAACTCTCGCGACCCGGAGCGGGTGTCCCTGGCCTACACCCTTGACACCCAATGGCGTAATCGCGCCGAGTTCGCCCACAACCGCGAAGAAGCCAAAGCTTTTCTGACCCGCAAATGGGCCAAGGAACTGGACTACCGGCTGATCAAGGAACTCTGGGCCCACGGCGACAACCGCATTGCCGTGCGCTACGCCTACGAATGGCACGACGACTCGGGCAACTGGTTCCGTTCCTACGGCAACGAGAACTGGGAGTTCGACGAGAACGGGCTGATGTTCAACCGTTACGCTTGCATCAACGACCTGCCGATCAAGGAAAGCGAGCGCAAGTTCCGCTGGCCGCTGGGCCGCCGGCCGGATGATCACCCGGGCTTGTCCGACCTGGGCCTGTAACTTCACAGAGATCCATGTGGGAGCGGGCTTGCTCGCGAAGGCGGACTGACATTCAACATTGATGTCGACTGACACACCGCTTTCGCGAGCAAGCCCGCTCCCACAATGTTTTGTGGTGTTCAGGCGACTGCGGTGCTCTGCTCGAGCTGTGCTTTGGCTTCCAACTCCCGCACCAGCGGCAACACCCGTTTACCGAAGTACTCCACCTCCTCCTGAAAGTGCAGAAACCCCGCCAGCACCAGATCCACCCCCACCGCTTTCAACGCGACGATCCGTTCGGCAATCTGCTGCGGCGTACCGATCAGGTTGGTCTTGAAACCGTCGTTGTACTGCACCAGATCTTCAAAGGTCGATTTGGCCCAGTTGCCCTCGCCCTCTGGTGACGCCCTGCCCGCCTGTTTCGCCGCATCGCCAAAGGCATTCACCGCGTGCGGATCGGCCTGATCGATGATCTGCGCCAGTACCGCCCGCGCCTCTTCTTCGGTGTCGCGGGCAATGACAAAGGCATTCACTCCAACCTT includes these proteins:
- the efeO gene encoding iron uptake system protein EfeO, whose translation is MKKSPLALLLTLGLLNTPFSAFAATAPLELVGPISDYKIYVTEQLDELASHTQQFTDAVKKGDLATAKKLYAPTRVYYESIEPIAELFSDLDASIDSRVDDHEKGVKAEDFTGFHRIEYSLFSENSTQGLDALADGLNKDVKDLQTRVAGLTFPPEKVVGGAAALLEEVAATKISGEEDRYSHTDLYDFQGNIDGAKKIVDLFRPQIEKQDAAFMAKVDKNFATVNKTLAKYKTTGGGFETYDKVKDSDRKALVGPVNTLAEDLSMLRGKLGLN
- a CDS encoding nuclear transport factor 2 family protein; its protein translation is MSTAEVRPPLPPFTRESAIEKVRLAEDGWNSRDPERVSLAYTLDTQWRNRAEFAHNREEAKAFLTRKWAKELDYRLIKELWAHGDNRIAVRYAYEWHDDSGNWFRSYGNENWEFDENGLMFNRYACINDLPIKESERKFRWPLGRRPDDHPGLSDLGL
- a CDS encoding TetR/AcrR family transcriptional regulator, encoding MNEITSNDTRDIILDVTEKLIYKSGIAATGMDLLVKTAGVSRKSIYRYFANKEELVVAALQRRDVRWMNWYRSEVGKGQTPAERLLDLFTVLKAWFASEGFRGCAFINTSGETGDPQDPVRLVAKEHKQKLLDYVRELCTEYGATDPETLARQLLILIDGAITVALVTGDHSAADNAQCMARKLLDL
- the pssA gene encoding CDP-diacylglycerol--serine O-phosphatidyltransferase; translated protein: MPLLFKRSLLPKLRSFPLTADAVTILSGAAEFRRCLLEKIAQATRRIYIVALYLQQDEAGQEILDALHAAKLARPELDVVVVVDWLRAQRGLIGAGKQPGNSAWYQETTRTHESEVPVYGVPVQTRELFGVLHLKGFVIDDCVIYSGASLNNVYLHKFDKYRFDRYHLLQNQALADSMHHLIQHGLITSKAVHRLDLPNLPTTRSLRHDIGDLRSRLKHAAYDTTAGSTAKGGLSVSPLLGVGKNNPLSRVICELIASAQHQLTICTPYFNLPLAVTREINRALARGVKIDIIVGDKTANDFYIPPSEPFKVIAALPYLYEISLRRFAKRHQRNIDSGKLNLHLWKDGDNTYHLKGMWIDQRYTLLTGNNLNPRAFRLDLENALLIDDPKGELLEPRGKELAEIFQHTRRIERYLDLQTLPDYPAGVAKFLKRVSRVRIERLLYRIL